DNA from Leptospira yasudae:
GGTTCGATCGAACAATCCGCCATCAAGGTCAGAGAAAGAATGTTCACGTCCAAGAGAACTAACGTCTTCTGAAAACGAACACCGATCTTACCCGTACGGTGAAGCGCGAATTCCAGAAGACAATACGCCGCCATCAAAGCCGTGCCGACGACGTGCGCAATTACTTGAGTCGGGTGATTGGTTTTGGAAACGCTGAGAAGCGTAAGAGAAAATAAAATGACCAAACCGAGGCGAATTCGGTTGATCACAACGGCTCCGTCTTTCCAGATCTGGTGGATCGAAGATTTTTGGGAATGAGCCGCAGACTGCATGAAATTCTCCTTTGGAACGGCCTATCTTGGAAGGCTCGGATAAAAAAGAAAAGCAAAAACTTCGAATAATAAAAAGCGGACATAGGCTTTGGGCGCCCGCCGGAGAAAACTAAATTCAAAGGATCTAATGTTTTGAAAAAACCTCCGGCGCCGCGTCTCGTCCGGGGTGCGCTAACGCTTCCGTTCCGAAAAAACTTTGAGAGCGAGCCGATTCGATCGTCGCGGTGGATGGCTCCTAACGTGTGTAGTTCGGAACCGCTTCGCGCCCTTCCGGCCGCTGGCGCGCCGAAAGACAAAATTCTATTTAAAAGCAAAACGGAATCAACGAAAAACGTTACGTTGCACTTGACAGAAAGGTTTTGGCTGTTTCTATTCTGAAAAACGAAAAGGAAACTAAAAATCGATGAAAGTCATATTGAGAATTCTGGCCGGACTTGCGGTGTTGGTGATCGGATTTTTTCTACTCGGAATTTTTGCCGATCCGAAGTTCGAAGGCGAAATCAGCGAAACGATCAACGCTCCGGTCGACAAAGTGTATCAACATCTTTTGAATTTGGAAGCGATTCCGAAATACAGACCGGAAGTCACCGAAGTCGTACTCGAAGGAAAGAGCGCGAAAGGATATCCGATCTGGAAAGAAGGAACGGATATGGGCGGTTATAT
Protein-coding regions in this window:
- a CDS encoding SRPBCC family protein — translated: MKVILRILAGLAVLVIGFFLLGIFADPKFEGEISETINAPVDKVYQHLLNLEAIPKYRPEVTEVVLEGKSAKGYPIWKEGTDMGGYIHFEMLEREENSRIRIEMKESSFGMKGIWDYKLKAEGNTTKITISETSEVSSIPIRSIFSLVGKDANLKKEIEILKTVFP